The proteins below are encoded in one region of Pseudoduganella armeniaca:
- a CDS encoding cohesin domain-containing protein has translation MKSWQAWNNRLLIALLLGAASAQASAAPVLSVSATPNPAVRGSTVDLSVLIADVSDLYGYQFSLSFDPSVLRATGVTEGAFLGTGGSTVSGDGGIDNAAGTVSFIYNTLVGPTAGVSGSGTLAHIRFDVIGVGTTPLTFADALFLDSRFDAIDVRIESTPLQAVPEPEAYLMLGVGLVGLAALRRRRAG, from the coding sequence GTGAAAAGTTGGCAAGCCTGGAATAACCGCCTGTTGATCGCGCTGCTGCTGGGCGCAGCGTCCGCGCAGGCATCGGCCGCTCCCGTATTGTCCGTCAGCGCTACGCCGAACCCGGCCGTGCGCGGCTCGACGGTCGACCTGAGCGTGTTGATCGCCGACGTCAGCGACCTGTATGGATACCAGTTCTCGCTGTCGTTCGACCCCAGCGTCCTGCGCGCGACGGGCGTCACCGAAGGCGCCTTCCTGGGCACGGGCGGCAGCACCGTCAGCGGCGACGGCGGCATCGACAACGCGGCCGGCACCGTTTCGTTCATCTACAACACGCTGGTCGGCCCGACGGCCGGCGTCAGCGGCAGCGGCACGCTGGCGCACATCCGCTTCGACGTGATCGGCGTGGGTACCACCCCGTTGACGTTCGCGGACGCGCTGTTCCTGGACTCGCGCTTCGACGCCATCGACGTGCGCATCGAGTCGACGCCGCTGCAGGCGGTGCCGGAGCCGGAGGCTTACCTGATGCTGGGGGTCGGCCTGGTCGGGCTGGCGGCGCTGCGGCGCCGCCGGGCCGGCTGA
- a CDS encoding M12 family metallo-peptidase, whose product MRMKLSPPSATDGLNRPHKRGPGARTTLALCIALGWAAALAPAHAAQAAAPVTTQAAAAYWQSVPVPAEALTVGGGRQLSVKPRKFHAATLDKGGMQSLTAGAPMERRDGAVVGEQTIALPHPDGGYQRFIIVESPVMEPGLAAKHPGIKTYKGKGVDDPSATLRMDITPLGLHASVRSPAGGWYVDPYYHLDDSLYASYHRRDLPNQHGPLLEKPLAEAQLTLTRGFYHAGDALEVRGAGFAPGASVNLTVRAEGDSAPLRSVTATADQDGSVKATLTADPNGNPGAYEVTASDGRNASTVAYHVVREDAAVEASTGSQLRTYRLALVSDPSYASYFGAANVTAAKVTLINRVSQVYEDETSIRLVLIDATDKLNLNTAAEMTGADGPCGPAACYTPSQASGCSSSLLGRNRIVTGLLAGASNFDVGHIGLGLNGGGIASLGVVGGSAKAQGCTGVPTPVGDLFAVDYVAHELGHQFAGNHTFNGVNSSCSGGNRNPETSVEPGSGSSIMAYAGICSTDNLQPHSDPYWSQRSFDEIVTYVSGAESVLNEMQMVVLRQFASDGQQFQVRWNGKLSTPIVRGRNYTVGALKEAIQSIDGWPAGASIAISGVSDTGFTATFGGTLAGTNVAQLEIVNCTGGCSAIVGEITAGGPTARGGKVSATGNQAPVVTVPAAYTIPLRTPFALTGSAVDADGDPLTYLWEQNDRGGNGGTGLLNNTKTNGPLFRQFGVRAVVTSSGTIQYNSPGENHTTADPTRVFPDIAQILANNTNAETGACPTPPSNPTAADIDCFSEFLPTADYVGLPGVNPRALNFRLTVRDGQGGVGSASTRLTLAPEAGPFRVTSHNAAATVDAGSTQTVTWSVANTNAAPVNTQNVRITLSLDGGKTYPHVLAESTPNTGSKAVTLPAVASKTARIKVAAVGNVFFDVSNANFTIRLVGDVNGDGSADCSDLAIVRGALGKRTGQAGYDARADVNGDGVIDIRDLTSVSRLVAKGTACG is encoded by the coding sequence ATGAGAATGAAGCTTTCGCCCCCGTCCGCAACCGATGGGCTGAACCGGCCGCACAAGCGCGGCCCCGGTGCACGCACCACGCTGGCCTTGTGCATCGCCCTCGGATGGGCGGCCGCCCTCGCCCCGGCCCATGCGGCCCAGGCCGCCGCGCCGGTGACCACGCAGGCGGCAGCCGCGTATTGGCAGAGCGTTCCGGTGCCTGCGGAGGCGCTGACCGTCGGCGGCGGCCGCCAGTTGTCCGTCAAGCCGCGCAAATTCCATGCGGCCACCCTGGACAAGGGCGGCATGCAATCGCTGACGGCCGGCGCGCCGATGGAGCGCCGCGACGGCGCCGTCGTCGGCGAGCAGACCATTGCGCTGCCTCATCCGGACGGCGGCTACCAGCGCTTCATCATCGTCGAGTCGCCCGTGATGGAACCGGGCCTGGCGGCCAAGCACCCCGGCATCAAGACCTACAAGGGCAAGGGCGTGGACGACCCAAGCGCGACGCTGCGCATGGACATCACGCCGCTGGGCCTGCACGCCTCGGTGCGTTCGCCCGCCGGCGGCTGGTACGTCGATCCGTATTACCACCTGGACGACAGCCTGTACGCCAGCTACCACCGCCGCGACCTGCCGAACCAGCACGGTCCGCTGCTGGAAAAACCGCTGGCGGAAGCACAGCTGACCTTGACGCGCGGCTTCTACCATGCGGGCGACGCGCTGGAAGTGCGCGGCGCCGGCTTCGCGCCGGGCGCCAGCGTCAACCTGACCGTGCGCGCCGAGGGCGACAGCGCGCCGCTGCGCAGCGTCACGGCGACGGCCGACCAGGACGGCTCGGTGAAGGCGACGCTGACGGCCGACCCGAACGGCAACCCCGGCGCCTATGAAGTCACGGCCAGCGACGGCCGCAACGCCAGCACGGTCGCCTATCACGTGGTACGCGAAGACGCTGCCGTCGAGGCCAGCACGGGCAGCCAGCTGCGCACCTACCGCCTGGCCCTGGTGTCCGACCCCTCCTATGCCAGCTATTTCGGCGCGGCCAACGTCACCGCCGCCAAGGTCACGCTGATCAACCGCGTTTCGCAGGTCTACGAAGACGAAACCTCGATCCGCCTGGTGCTGATCGACGCCACCGACAAGCTGAACCTGAACACCGCGGCCGAGATGACGGGCGCCGACGGCCCCTGCGGCCCCGCCGCCTGCTACACGCCGAGCCAGGCCAGCGGTTGCAGCAGCAGCCTGCTGGGCCGTAACCGCATCGTCACCGGCCTGCTGGCCGGCGCCAGCAATTTCGACGTCGGCCACATCGGCCTGGGCCTGAACGGCGGCGGCATCGCCAGCCTGGGCGTGGTCGGCGGCAGCGCCAAGGCACAGGGCTGCACGGGCGTTCCCACCCCGGTAGGCGACCTGTTCGCGGTGGACTACGTGGCGCACGAGCTGGGCCACCAGTTTGCCGGCAACCACACGTTCAACGGCGTGAACTCCAGCTGCTCGGGCGGCAACCGCAACCCGGAAACGTCCGTCGAGCCGGGCAGCGGCTCGTCCATCATGGCCTATGCCGGCATCTGCAGCACCGACAACCTGCAACCGCACAGCGACCCGTATTGGTCGCAGCGCAGCTTCGACGAGATCGTCACCTACGTGAGTGGCGCCGAGAGCGTGCTGAACGAAATGCAGATGGTTGTCCTGCGCCAGTTCGCCAGCGACGGCCAGCAGTTCCAGGTGCGCTGGAACGGCAAGCTCTCCACCCCGATCGTGCGCGGGCGCAACTACACCGTGGGTGCGCTGAAGGAAGCGATCCAGAGCATCGACGGCTGGCCGGCCGGCGCCAGCATTGCCATCAGCGGCGTCTCCGACACCGGTTTCACGGCCACGTTCGGCGGCACGCTAGCCGGCACCAACGTGGCACAGCTGGAAATCGTCAACTGCACGGGCGGCTGCAGCGCCATCGTCGGCGAGATCACCGCCGGCGGCCCGACCGCACGCGGCGGCAAGGTCTCGGCGACCGGCAACCAGGCGCCGGTGGTGACGGTACCGGCGGCCTACACCATTCCGCTGCGCACGCCATTCGCGCTGACCGGCAGCGCCGTGGATGCGGATGGCGATCCGCTGACCTACCTGTGGGAGCAGAACGACCGCGGCGGCAACGGCGGCACGGGCCTGCTGAACAACACGAAGACCAACGGTCCGCTGTTCCGCCAGTTCGGCGTGCGCGCGGTGGTGACGAGCAGCGGCACCATCCAGTACAACTCGCCGGGCGAAAACCACACGACGGCGGACCCGACCCGTGTCTTCCCCGATATCGCGCAGATCCTGGCCAACAACACGAATGCGGAAACGGGCGCCTGCCCGACCCCGCCGTCGAACCCGACGGCGGCCGACATCGACTGCTTCTCCGAGTTCCTGCCGACGGCCGACTACGTGGGACTACCGGGCGTCAACCCGCGTGCGCTGAACTTCCGCCTCACGGTGCGTGACGGCCAGGGCGGCGTGGGCAGCGCCAGCACCCGCCTGACGCTGGCGCCAGAAGCGGGCCCGTTCCGCGTCACCTCGCACAACGCGGCGGCGACGGTGGACGCGGGATCGACCCAGACCGTCACCTGGAGCGTCGCCAACACCAACGCCGCACCGGTCAATACGCAGAACGTGCGCATCACGCTGTCGCTGGACGGCGGCAAGACCTACCCGCACGTGCTGGCGGAAAGCACGCCGAACACGGGCAGCAAGGCGGTCACCCTGCCGGCCGTCGCCTCGAAGACGGCGCGCATCAAGGTGGCGGCCGTCGGCAACGTGTTCTTCGACGTGTCGAACGCGAACTTCACGATCCGCCTGGTGGGCGACGTCAACGGCGACGGCAGCGCCGACTGCTCCGACCTGGCCATCGTCCGCGGCGCGCTGGGCAAGCGTACCGGCCAGGCCGGCTACGACGCCCGGGCCGACGTCAACGGCGACGGCGTGATCGACATCCGCGACCTGACCAGCGTCTCGCGGCTGGTGGCCAAGGGCACCGCCTGCGGCTGA
- a CDS encoding PEP-CTERM sorting domain-containing protein — protein MWKKLMCAAALGAAAAGASAQTVWDFSYTGFLNRETNVFDPALRFSGTFAGADDDGNGEIDITELRHFSWDDRLYVDRGGRPCGPSDCELRDFTFDLSRKQLNFSTEWEYADEASRSAGSTVSGWQLTFFGYTQGGGTFASNLLWTPNTRFVITAVPEPASALMLGVGLVAVGALARRRRRG, from the coding sequence ATGTGGAAGAAATTGATGTGTGCGGCGGCGCTTGGCGCGGCGGCAGCCGGAGCGTCGGCGCAAACCGTATGGGATTTCAGCTATACGGGCTTCCTCAATCGTGAAACGAATGTATTCGATCCGGCGTTGCGCTTCTCCGGGACGTTCGCCGGGGCGGACGACGACGGCAACGGCGAGATCGACATCACGGAGCTCAGACACTTCAGCTGGGACGACCGGCTGTACGTCGACCGGGGCGGACGGCCATGCGGTCCCAGCGATTGCGAACTGCGCGACTTTACGTTCGACCTGAGCCGGAAACAGCTGAACTTTTCCACAGAATGGGAGTATGCGGACGAAGCGTCGCGCTCGGCGGGCTCCACCGTCTCCGGCTGGCAGCTGACCTTTTTCGGCTATACCCAGGGTGGCGGCACGTTCGCGTCAAACCTGCTGTGGACGCCGAATACCAGATTCGTCATCACGGCGGTGCCCGAGCCGGCTTCGGCGCTGATGCTGGGTGTGGGGCTGGTTGCCGTCGGCGCGTTGGCGCGGCGCCGCCGGCGGGGTTGA
- a CDS encoding PEP-CTERM sorting domain-containing protein has translation MAKWQWTPQTRFEISPPPVPEPATVWLLGAGITALGLAARRRRLSPARRRAA, from the coding sequence GTGGCCAAGTGGCAGTGGACCCCGCAAACCCGTTTCGAGATCTCGCCACCACCCGTTCCCGAACCGGCCACGGTGTGGCTGCTGGGCGCAGGAATCACTGCGCTGGGGCTGGCCGCACGCCGGCGCCGACTCAGTCCGGCACGACGGCGCGCTGCGTGA
- a CDS encoding PEP-CTERM sorting domain-containing protein, with product MKKLLCMLALCGAAGSASADSWWWFEYTGFQNAETQRFDWRTEKGYFHGSDLDNDGVIQKAELVEFEWYGVTIRVRDSYCHWESRCNLRQFSYDTRTGALDFAFDSYAGSPQSYRSIDVVAGSTFQMNFDGDVTNWLWTPRTRFYINPAPVPEPATVWLLGAGLSAVGLAARRRRLSPARRHAA from the coding sequence ATGAAGAAGCTATTGTGCATGTTGGCACTATGCGGCGCCGCAGGCAGTGCGTCCGCCGACTCGTGGTGGTGGTTCGAATATACCGGCTTTCAGAATGCGGAGACGCAGCGGTTCGACTGGCGCACAGAAAAGGGCTATTTCCACGGCAGCGATCTCGACAACGATGGCGTGATCCAAAAGGCAGAGCTGGTTGAGTTCGAGTGGTACGGCGTAACCATCAGGGTACGAGATTCATACTGCCATTGGGAAAGCCGATGCAATCTGCGCCAATTCAGTTACGACACCCGTACGGGTGCGCTCGACTTTGCCTTCGACTCGTATGCGGGTTCCCCACAGTCTTACAGATCGATCGATGTGGTTGCCGGCAGCACCTTCCAGATGAACTTCGATGGCGATGTCACGAACTGGCTGTGGACGCCGCGGACCCGCTTTTACATCAACCCGGCGCCGGTTCCCGAACCGGCAACGGTCTGGCTGCTGGGGGCTGGCTTGAGCGCGGTCGGACTGGCCGCGCGCCGGCGCCGACTCAGTCCGGCACGACGGCACGCAGCGTAA
- a CDS encoding RidA family protein, whose translation MTTTEKHTANFGVAWEQAYGYCQAVKVKDTIYISGQLSHDDEGKLIAPAALDEHGRPRDFDNMAAQMRQTYRNAAVLLARFGATLDHVVEETLYVLDVDAAFKAAGAVRKEAYGSEQPAVASNLIGIARLAFPDQLIEITLRAVVPD comes from the coding sequence ATGACCACCACTGAAAAGCACACCGCCAACTTCGGCGTCGCCTGGGAACAGGCCTACGGCTACTGCCAGGCCGTCAAAGTGAAGGACACCATTTACATCTCCGGCCAGCTGAGCCACGACGACGAGGGCAAGCTGATCGCTCCGGCCGCGCTGGACGAGCACGGCCGGCCGCGTGACTTCGACAATATGGCCGCGCAGATGCGCCAGACCTATCGCAACGCCGCCGTGCTCCTGGCGCGCTTCGGTGCCACGCTCGATCACGTCGTCGAGGAGACCCTGTACGTGCTGGACGTGGATGCCGCTTTCAAGGCGGCAGGCGCGGTGCGCAAGGAAGCATACGGCAGCGAGCAGCCGGCCGTGGCCAGTAACCTGATCGGTATTGCGCGGCTGGCGTTTCCCGATCAGCTGATCGAAATTACGCTGCGTGCCGTCGTGCCGGACTGA
- a CDS encoding PEP-CTERM sorting domain-containing protein, whose amino-acid sequence MKKLLGVLALCGAAGMASAAPAESFWTYRYTGFLNADTQQFDAGATWGGYFRGTDRNADGIIQKAELSEFRWNYTTAEIWSDREYCYMYNGCYLDQFSYDTRSGKLNFDFDAYIVDEHYSSSIDVVAGQAYQSKYSGSSSREIDTWHWTAQTRFEITPAPVPEPATVWMLGAGLGALGLAARRRRS is encoded by the coding sequence ATGAAAAAATTATTAGGTGTGTTGGCGTTGTGCGGCGCAGCGGGCATGGCAAGTGCCGCGCCTGCGGAGTCGTTCTGGACTTATCGCTATACAGGATTCCTGAATGCGGACACACAGCAGTTTGACGCGGGCGCCACTTGGGGCGGCTATTTTCGAGGCACCGACCGTAACGCCGATGGGATAATCCAGAAGGCGGAGCTGTCCGAATTCCGCTGGAATTACACGACTGCCGAAATCTGGAGTGACCGCGAATATTGCTACATGTATAACGGCTGCTATCTTGACCAGTTCAGCTACGACACCCGCTCGGGCAAGCTCAACTTCGACTTTGATGCCTATATTGTAGACGAGCACTATTCCAGCAGCATCGATGTCGTTGCAGGGCAGGCCTATCAGAGCAAGTATTCCGGTTCGTCCAGCCGCGAAATTGATACTTGGCATTGGACAGCGCAGACCCGCTTCGAGATTACGCCAGCGCCGGTTCCCGAACCGGCAACTGTCTGGATGCTCGGTGCTGGCCTGGGCGCGCTGGGGTTGGCTGCACGCCGCCGCCGATCCTGA
- the ybgF gene encoding tol-pal system protein YbgF, giving the protein MMKFAKTALALAFAGLSLHATAGVFDDDEARRAILDLRAKVEALTKDINARLDTKAEKSVTLDMLNQHEQTMQEIARLRGQLEVLENEITIATKRQKDFYADLDARLRKLEPREVEIDGKTASVDQGEQNAYDAAMQQFKEGNYEAAATSLQAFVRKYPGSAYAAGAQYWLGNAYYAQRDCKNAILAQQQVIKNYPDSPKAPDAMLNIASCQTELKAVNNAKKTLQDLVKNYPNTTAARTAKERLGAK; this is encoded by the coding sequence ATGATGAAATTCGCCAAGACGGCCCTCGCGCTGGCGTTTGCCGGCCTGTCCCTGCATGCAACCGCCGGCGTCTTCGACGACGACGAAGCGCGCCGCGCCATCCTGGATTTGCGTGCCAAGGTCGAGGCGCTGACCAAGGACATCAACGCGCGCCTGGACACGAAGGCCGAGAAAAGCGTCACGCTCGACATGCTGAACCAGCACGAGCAGACGATGCAGGAAATCGCCCGCCTGCGCGGCCAGCTGGAAGTACTGGAAAACGAAATCACCATCGCCACCAAGCGCCAGAAGGACTTCTATGCCGACCTGGACGCGCGCTTGCGCAAGCTCGAGCCGCGCGAGGTAGAAATCGACGGCAAGACCGCCTCCGTCGACCAGGGCGAACAGAACGCCTACGACGCCGCCATGCAGCAGTTCAAGGAGGGCAACTACGAGGCGGCCGCCACGTCGCTGCAGGCCTTCGTGCGTAAATACCCCGGCTCGGCCTACGCCGCCGGCGCGCAGTACTGGCTGGGCAACGCCTACTACGCGCAGCGCGACTGCAAGAACGCGATCCTGGCCCAGCAGCAGGTCATCAAGAATTACCCGGACAGCCCGAAGGCGCCGGATGCGATGCTGAACATCGCCAGCTGCCAGACGGAGCTGAAAGCCGTCAACAACGCCAAGAAGACGTTGCAAGACCTCGTCAAGAACTACCCCAACACGACGGCGGCGCGCACGGCCAAGGAGCGCCTGGGCGCCAAGTGA
- the pal gene encoding peptidoglycan-associated lipoprotein Pal: MRNVKSLAFIITSAALLAACSSPVKVTEPAPVVESKPAEPTAQAEPTRTVAPVETKSIDPLDDPKGVLANRSVYFDFDSYVVREDGKPVVENHSQYLTKNSNRQILIQGNTDERGGAEYNLALGQKRAEAVRKAMTALGVPEGQIEAVSLGKEKPKAEGHNEEAWAQNRRADIVYK, translated from the coding sequence ATGCGTAACGTAAAAAGTCTCGCCTTCATCATCACCAGCGCAGCCCTGCTCGCTGCTTGCTCGTCGCCCGTCAAAGTGACCGAACCGGCACCGGTAGTGGAAAGCAAGCCGGCGGAACCGACCGCCCAGGCTGAGCCGACCCGCACCGTCGCACCGGTGGAAACCAAGTCGATCGACCCGCTGGACGATCCGAAAGGCGTGCTGGCCAACCGTAGCGTCTACTTCGACTTCGACAGCTACGTGGTACGTGAAGATGGCAAGCCGGTCGTGGAAAACCACTCGCAGTACCTGACCAAGAACAGCAACCGCCAGATCCTGATCCAGGGTAACACCGACGAACGCGGTGGCGCCGAATACAACCTGGCACTGGGCCAGAAGCGTGCCGAAGCCGTGCGCAAGGCGATGACCGCCCTGGGCGTACCGGAAGGCCAGATCGAAGCCGTTTCGCTGGGCAAGGAAAAGCCGAAGGCCGAAGGCCACAACGAGGAAGCATGGGCGCAGAACCGCCGTGCGGACATCGTCTACAAGTAA
- the tolB gene encoding Tol-Pal system beta propeller repeat protein TolB: MRTMKKLNTVLLSAGLLAALSAQAQLRVEISGVGSNQIPVAVAAFADESVSPTQISKVIKTDLERSGAFKVIDAGTIADVNNVDLSAWKSKGADAVVVGTVQKAADGTFAVRYKLMSTVQNSKLSQLDQQAAPQFTRLAGHKIADDVYEKLTGVRGIFATRIAYVTQQGRSYRLEVADADGENVQLALSSNEPIISPSWSPDGTKVAYVSFEQKKPVIYVQNLVTRQRTVIANEKGSNSAPAWSPDGSKIAVALSKTGNTQIYIANASGGGLRRVSNSTGIDTEPQFSADGQSIYFTSDRSGGPQIYRMSVNGGDAQRVTFSGSYNISPRISSDGKSLAYISRRSGNFQLYVMDLASGQEQRLSDNTNDQAPSFAPNGKYILYSTESGGRKALAVVSVDGRVKQRLTIQAGAIKEPTWGPFMK, from the coding sequence ATGCGAACTATGAAAAAACTCAACACCGTATTACTGAGCGCCGGCCTGCTGGCGGCCCTGTCCGCCCAGGCGCAGCTGCGCGTCGAGATTTCCGGCGTGGGCAGCAACCAGATTCCCGTCGCCGTGGCGGCGTTTGCCGACGAATCCGTCTCGCCGACGCAGATCTCGAAGGTCATCAAGACCGACCTGGAGCGCTCCGGCGCGTTCAAGGTGATCGATGCCGGCACGATTGCCGACGTCAACAACGTCGACCTGTCCGCCTGGAAGTCGAAAGGCGCGGACGCCGTCGTTGTGGGCACCGTGCAGAAAGCGGCGGACGGCACCTTTGCCGTGCGCTACAAGCTGATGTCGACGGTGCAGAACAGCAAGCTGTCGCAGCTGGACCAGCAGGCCGCGCCGCAGTTCACGCGCCTGGCCGGCCACAAGATCGCCGACGACGTGTATGAAAAACTGACGGGCGTACGCGGCATCTTCGCCACCCGCATCGCCTACGTCACGCAGCAGGGCCGCTCGTACCGCCTGGAAGTGGCGGATGCGGACGGCGAGAACGTGCAGCTGGCGCTGTCGTCGAACGAGCCGATCATCTCGCCGTCGTGGTCGCCGGACGGCACCAAGGTGGCCTATGTGTCGTTCGAGCAGAAGAAGCCCGTGATCTACGTGCAGAACCTGGTCACGCGCCAGCGCACCGTCATCGCCAACGAGAAAGGCAGCAACTCGGCGCCGGCCTGGTCGCCGGACGGCAGCAAGATCGCCGTGGCGCTGTCGAAGACGGGCAATACCCAGATCTACATCGCCAACGCCAGCGGCGGCGGCCTGCGTCGCGTCTCCAACAGCACCGGCATCGACACCGAGCCGCAGTTCTCGGCCGACGGCCAGTCGATCTACTTCACCAGCGACCGCAGCGGCGGCCCGCAGATCTACCGCATGAGCGTGAACGGCGGCGACGCCCAGCGCGTGACATTCAGCGGCAGCTACAACATCAGCCCGCGCATTTCCTCCGACGGGAAATCGCTGGCCTATATTTCCCGGCGCTCCGGCAACTTCCAGCTTTATGTGATGGATCTGGCCAGCGGCCAGGAGCAACGTCTGTCGGACAACACGAACGACCAGGCCCCCAGCTTTGCCCCGAACGGCAAGTACATCCTGTACTCGACCGAATCGGGCGGGCGCAAGGCCCTGGCGGTCGTGTCGGTGGATGGCCGGGTCAAGCAACGCCTGACGATCCAGGCGGGAGCAATCAAGGAGCCCACCTGGGGTCCTTTCATGAAGTAA
- the tolA gene encoding cell envelope integrity protein TolA, whose amino-acid sequence MTTATETTGGSPYRVPRRESGWRAFALAIGMHALLFVFLWGGINWQNSEPVAVEAEVWDLSTQQAAPKAPPPEPEPEPEPEPVRTPPPPPTPAPPPEKVAPPKVDPEIALKKEREKKKAEKLAAEQEAKQRKLEEERKEKLEQKKLEDKKLAEKKKRDEEEKQKLAEEKEQAEKKKEDEKKKELAKKKAAAESAAKLEKQRAEEMRRILGSAAGGTGTAEKSTAPKSDSGYKAAVAAKIKSNISYAGSQDVPGNPSAEFQITQLPTGEIISVRKIKSSGIPAYDTAVENAIAKSSPLPKKKDGTVEREITAAFKLKDLP is encoded by the coding sequence ATGACGACAGCGACAGAGACCACGGGAGGCAGCCCCTACCGCGTGCCGCGACGCGAGAGCGGCTGGCGCGCGTTCGCGCTGGCGATCGGCATGCACGCGCTGCTGTTCGTGTTCCTGTGGGGGGGCATCAACTGGCAGAACTCGGAGCCGGTGGCCGTGGAAGCGGAAGTGTGGGACCTGTCGACGCAGCAGGCCGCACCGAAGGCACCGCCGCCTGAACCAGAGCCGGAGCCGGAGCCCGAGCCGGTGCGCACGCCGCCGCCGCCGCCCACCCCTGCTCCGCCGCCGGAAAAGGTGGCGCCGCCCAAGGTCGATCCGGAGATCGCGCTGAAGAAAGAACGCGAGAAGAAGAAGGCGGAAAAACTGGCCGCCGAACAGGAAGCAAAACAGCGCAAGCTGGAAGAGGAACGCAAGGAAAAGCTCGAGCAGAAGAAACTCGAGGACAAGAAGCTCGCGGAGAAGAAAAAGCGCGACGAGGAAGAAAAACAGAAACTGGCTGAAGAAAAAGAACAGGCCGAGAAGAAGAAAGAAGACGAGAAGAAAAAGGAACTGGCCAAGAAGAAGGCCGCCGCCGAATCGGCCGCGAAGCTCGAGAAGCAGCGCGCCGAGGAAATGCGCCGCATCCTGGGCTCCGCCGCCGGCGGCACCGGCACGGCCGAGAAATCGACCGCGCCGAAGTCCGACAGCGGCTACAAGGCGGCCGTGGCGGCGAAGATCAAGAGCAATATCAGCTACGCGGGCAGCCAGGACGTACCGGGCAACCCGAGCGCGGAGTTCCAGATCACGCAATTGCCAACTGGGGAAATTATTTCGGTCCGAAAGATCAAGAGCAGCGGCATTCCCGCCTACGATACCGCCGTGGAGAACGCGATCGCCAAGTCGTCGCCTCTGCCGAAAAAGAAAGACGGTACGGTGGAGCGGGAGATTACCGCGGCATTCAAACTGAAAGACTTGCCTTGA
- a CDS encoding biopolymer transporter ExbD — protein sequence MASSFNSGGMRGGRGRKLKSEINVVPYIDVMLCLLIIFMVMPSSNNPSSIDLPHAEKSVRPPDAYIQVTIKPNGALSIGVAGKNADAPETAPNRDALVKKLQALHEDNPDYPVLIAGDKESKYDDVIQLISEAKKMGIARVGLATK from the coding sequence ATGGCCTCTTCCTTCAACAGCGGTGGCATGCGCGGCGGACGCGGGCGCAAGCTCAAGTCCGAGATCAACGTCGTGCCGTATATCGACGTGATGCTGTGCCTCCTGATCATCTTCATGGTCATGCCCAGCTCGAACAACCCAAGCTCGATCGACCTGCCGCACGCCGAAAAATCGGTGCGGCCGCCGGATGCCTACATCCAGGTGACGATCAAGCCGAATGGTGCGCTGTCGATCGGCGTGGCGGGCAAGAATGCGGATGCGCCGGAGACGGCGCCGAACCGCGATGCGCTGGTGAAAAAGCTGCAGGCGCTGCACGAGGACAATCCCGACTACCCGGTCTTGATAGCGGGCGACAAGGAAAGCAAATACGACGACGTGATCCAGCTGATTTCCGAGGCGAAGAAGATGGGTATCGCGCGGGTCGGCCTGGCAACGAAGTGA
- the tolQ gene encoding protein TolQ, protein MNASQDLSFIALIANAHLIVQLIMALLLGISLVSWTYIFKKMFDVRAARRLTIDFEKTFWAGGNLHALYQNASSNRVSSGALARIFEAGMGEFIKGKQAATGAREALDMGAILDGARRAMRAAFQREMDALESHLAFLASVGSVSPYIGLLGTVWGIMNAFRGLANVQQATLSAVAPGIAEALIATAIGLFAAIPAVVAYNRFSHDIDRLAIRFESFVEEFSNILQRQSR, encoded by the coding sequence ATGAACGCCAGCCAGGATCTTTCCTTCATCGCCCTCATCGCCAACGCGCACCTGATCGTCCAGCTGATCATGGCGCTGCTGCTTGGCATCTCGCTCGTCAGCTGGACCTATATCTTCAAGAAGATGTTCGACGTGCGCGCCGCGCGGCGCCTGACGATCGACTTCGAAAAAACCTTCTGGGCCGGCGGCAACCTGCACGCGCTGTACCAGAACGCCAGCAGCAACCGCGTCAGCAGCGGCGCGCTGGCGCGCATCTTCGAGGCCGGCATGGGCGAGTTCATCAAGGGCAAGCAGGCCGCCACCGGCGCCCGCGAGGCGCTGGACATGGGCGCCATCCTGGACGGCGCCCGCCGCGCCATGCGCGCCGCGTTCCAGCGCGAGATGGATGCGCTGGAATCGCACCTGGCCTTCCTGGCCTCGGTCGGCTCGGTTTCGCCGTACATCGGCCTCCTGGGCACCGTGTGGGGCATCATGAACGCGTTCCGCGGCCTGGCCAACGTGCAGCAGGCCACCTTGTCGGCCGTCGCGCCCGGCATCGCCGAAGCGCTGATCGCCACCGCGATCGGCCTGTTCGCCGCCATCCCGGCCGTCGTTGCCTACAACCGCTTTTCGCACGACATCGACCGCCTGGCGATCCGTTTCGAGAGCTTCGTCGAGGAGTTCTCCAACATCCTGCAGCGGCAGTCGCGCTAA